In Candidatus Desulforudis audaxviator MP104C, a genomic segment contains:
- a CDS encoding KOW domain-containing RNA-binding protein codes for MEAERITPGRVVISRAGRDAGQCYVVVALLSDSRVALADGVGRRMANPKRKNIKHLKLVAAQDPEVERKFANGERITDADIRRVLWVLMEKEGCQ; via the coding sequence GTGGAAGCAGAGCGGATCACACCGGGCCGGGTGGTTATTTCCCGGGCGGGTCGGGATGCCGGACAGTGTTACGTGGTGGTAGCCTTACTCAGCGATTCCCGGGTGGCCCTGGCCGACGGGGTGGGACGGCGGATGGCGAATCCAAAGCGTAAGAACATCAAGCATTTGAAACTAGTCGCGGCTCAGGACCCAGAAGTGGAGCGCAAGTTTGCCAATGGAGAGAGAATAACGGACGCCGATATCCGAAGAGTGCTGTGGGTTTTGATGGAGAAGGAGGGTTGCCAGTGA
- the infA gene encoding translation initiation factor IF-1, whose translation MPVKQDVIEVEGKVVEPLPNAMFRVELPNGHKVLAHVSGKIRMNFIRILPGDRVMVELSPYDLSRGRIVYRYK comes from the coding sequence TTGCCAGTGAAGCAGGACGTTATCGAGGTGGAGGGGAAGGTCGTCGAGCCTTTGCCCAACGCCATGTTCCGCGTTGAGCTGCCCAACGGCCACAAGGTCTTGGCCCATGTGTCCGGAAAGATCCGGATGAACTTTATCCGTATCCTACCCGGAGACCGGGTAATGGTCGAGCTTTCTCCATATGATCTTTCCCGAGGCCGGATCGTATACCGTTATAAGTAA
- the rpmJ gene encoding 50S ribosomal protein L36: MKVKPSVKTVCEKCKVIRRKGKVVIICSNAKHKQRQG; the protein is encoded by the coding sequence GTGAAGGTCAAACCTTCCGTAAAAACCGTTTGTGAGAAGTGTAAGGTGATTCGCCGTAAGGGTAAAGTCGTGATTATTTGTTCCAACGCCAAGCATAAACAAAGGCAAGGATAA
- the rpsM gene encoding 30S ribosomal protein S13, whose product MARISGVDLPRDKRVEVALTYIYGIGRSSAKQLLEQVNVNPETRVRDLTEEEISRLRDLIDKEYKVEGDLRREVSLNIKRLIEIGSYRGLRHRRGLPVWGQRTRTNARTRKGPKKTVGVRRKK is encoded by the coding sequence TTGGCGAGAATATCGGGGGTTGATCTGCCGAGAGACAAGCGGGTGGAAGTGGCCCTGACCTATATTTACGGCATCGGCCGTTCGTCGGCGAAACAGCTTCTGGAACAGGTCAACGTCAACCCTGAAACCCGGGTCCGGGACCTGACCGAGGAAGAGATCTCCCGGCTCAGGGACTTGATTGACAAAGAGTATAAGGTGGAAGGGGATCTCCGGCGCGAGGTATCCCTGAACATTAAGCGACTGATTGAAATCGGATCATACCGCGGTTTGCGGCACCGGCGCGGCCTGCCGGTGTGGGGCCAGCGCACCAGGACCAACGCTAGGACGCGGAAAGGCCCCAAGAAGACCGTGGGCGTCCGCAGAAAGAAGTAG
- the rpsK gene encoding 30S ribosomal protein S11, translating into MARRPRAKKKERKNIETGVAHIKSTFNNTVITISDVRGNAISWSSAGTVGFKGSRKSTPFAAQLAAEKAAREAMEHGMREVAVMVKGPGAGREAAIRSLQAAGLEVSLIKDVTPIPHNGCRPPKRRRV; encoded by the coding sequence ATGGCGCGTCGTCCAAGAGCCAAGAAGAAAGAACGCAAAAACATCGAAACGGGTGTGGCCCACATCAAGTCCACCTTCAACAATACTGTAATCACCATTTCCGATGTCCGGGGCAATGCGATCTCCTGGTCCAGCGCTGGCACCGTCGGCTTTAAGGGCTCCCGCAAAAGCACGCCCTTTGCCGCTCAGCTAGCGGCCGAGAAGGCGGCCCGGGAGGCCATGGAGCACGGTATGCGGGAAGTGGCGGTAATGGTGAAGGGCCCGGGGGCGGGCCGTGAGGCCGCCATACGTTCCCTGCAGGCCGCCGGGCTGGAAGTGAGCCTCATTAAAGATGTCACACCCATTCCACACAACGGTTGCCGGCCGCCGAAGCGCCGGCGCGTATAG
- the rpsD gene encoding 30S ribosomal protein S4, giving the protein MARYTDARCRLCRREGTKLYLKGDRCYSPRCAVDRRPAPPGQHTPSRRKVTEFGIQLREKQKVRRIYGVLESQFRNYFHKAERQPGVTGENLLRLLELRLDNVIYRLGLGASRAEARQLVRHGHFKVNGRKVDIPSYQVRVGDVIAVRERSKGLTRIQELLDRASENNPPAWLEYDGERAVARVVALPTRENIDIPVREQLVVELYSR; this is encoded by the coding sequence TTGGCCAGATACACGGATGCGCGGTGCCGCTTGTGCCGCCGCGAAGGAACCAAGCTTTACTTGAAGGGGGACCGCTGTTATTCTCCCCGGTGCGCGGTCGACCGCCGGCCCGCCCCGCCCGGACAACACACTCCTTCCCGCCGGAAGGTTACGGAGTTCGGGATCCAGTTGCGCGAAAAGCAAAAAGTAAGGCGGATTTACGGAGTCCTGGAGTCCCAGTTTCGGAACTACTTCCACAAGGCCGAGCGTCAGCCGGGGGTGACCGGTGAGAACCTGTTGCGCCTGTTAGAGCTGCGGTTGGACAATGTGATCTACCGTCTGGGCCTTGGGGCGTCGCGGGCGGAGGCGCGCCAGCTGGTCAGGCACGGCCATTTCAAGGTTAACGGGCGCAAGGTTGACATTCCCTCTTACCAGGTGCGTGTCGGCGACGTGATCGCGGTGCGCGAGCGGAGCAAAGGGCTGACGCGGATACAGGAACTCCTGGACCGGGCGTCCGAGAACAATCCCCCCGCCTGGCTGGAGTACGACGGCGAACGGGCCGTGGCCCGGGTTGTGGCCTTACCCACCCGGGAGAATATCGACATCCCGGTCCGGGAGCAACTGGTGGTCGAGCTGTATTCCAGGTAA
- a CDS encoding DNA-directed RNA polymerase subunit alpha: MLEIEKPKIECVEMDPEGTYGKFVVDPLERGYGITLGNSLRRVLLASLPGAAVTAVKIDGVLHEFSSIPGVREDVTELILNLKSLRLKLYGEEDRLMRIEAEGEGRITAGDIITSPDVEILNPDLHIATLEPDARLYMELTVGRGRGYVPAEKNKRGNHVIGVIPVDSIFTPVTKVNFTVDKTRVGHDTDFDKLTMEVWTDGSLRPDEALSLAARITTEHLRLFVGLTESVNNVEIMVTKEEEKKNKLLEMPIEELDLSVRSYNCLKRAGINTVEELIQRNEEEMMKVRNLGKKSLEEVVRKLGELGLDLRHDEE; the protein is encoded by the coding sequence ATGTTAGAAATAGAAAAACCGAAGATCGAGTGCGTTGAGATGGATCCGGAGGGCACGTACGGGAAGTTCGTCGTCGACCCTCTGGAAAGGGGCTACGGTATTACGCTGGGTAATTCGCTCCGGCGCGTGCTTTTAGCCTCGCTGCCCGGGGCGGCGGTCACCGCCGTCAAGATCGACGGGGTGCTGCACGAGTTTTCAAGTATTCCCGGCGTGCGTGAAGACGTCACCGAGCTGATCCTAAACCTGAAAAGCCTGCGTCTGAAGCTCTACGGCGAAGAGGATCGGTTGATGCGGATCGAGGCGGAAGGCGAGGGCCGGATCACCGCCGGCGACATCATCACCAGTCCGGATGTGGAGATCCTGAATCCGGACCTGCATATCGCCACGCTGGAGCCCGACGCACGATTGTATATGGAATTGACGGTGGGCCGGGGACGGGGTTACGTTCCGGCGGAGAAAAACAAGCGCGGCAACCACGTGATCGGCGTGATTCCCGTCGACTCCATCTTTACGCCGGTGACCAAGGTGAACTTTACGGTGGACAAAACGCGGGTGGGCCACGACACCGACTTTGACAAACTAACTATGGAGGTCTGGACCGACGGCAGCCTGCGCCCGGACGAGGCGTTGAGCTTGGCCGCGCGGATCACCACGGAACACCTGCGGCTGTTCGTGGGTCTCACCGAATCGGTGAACAACGTCGAGATCATGGTGACGAAAGAAGAAGAGAAAAAGAACAAGCTTTTGGAAATGCCCATCGAAGAACTCGATCTTTCCGTACGTTCGTACAACTGTCTGAAACGGGCCGGGATCAACACGGTGGAAGAACTCATCCAGCGCAACGAGGAAGAAATGATGAAGGTGCGCAACCTGGGCAAGAAGTCGCTGGAGGAAGTAGTGCGCAAGCTGGGTGAACTCGGCCTCGACCTGCGGCATGACGAGGAATAG
- the rplQ gene encoding 50S ribosomal protein L17, with protein MGYRRLGLRSDHRRAMLRNMVTSLIKEERITTTETRAKEVRSIAEKMVTLAKRGDLAARRQVSEYLFDEEAAKKLFNTVAARYKDRPGGYTRIVKVGFRRGDAAPMVILELV; from the coding sequence ATGGGCTACCGGAGACTGGGACTCCGCTCCGATCACCGCAGGGCCATGCTACGGAATATGGTCACCTCGCTGATCAAAGAGGAGCGGATTACGACGACCGAGACGCGGGCTAAGGAGGTCCGCAGTATCGCCGAAAAAATGGTCACCCTGGCCAAGCGGGGCGATCTGGCCGCCCGGCGCCAGGTTTCCGAATACCTGTTCGACGAAGAGGCCGCCAAGAAGCTTTTCAACACGGTGGCGGCCAGATACAAGGATCGTCCGGGCGGTTACACCAGGATCGTGAAAGTCGGGTTCCGGCGTGGGGACGCTGCCCCAATGGTGATCCTGGAACTGGTGTAG
- the truA gene encoding tRNA pseudouridine(38-40) synthase TruA, protein MPNVRLTLAYDGTAYHGFQKQSGSGLPTIQETLERCLAELSGAALKVTGASRTDAGVHARGQVVNFVTGRWGIPTERIPAALNGVLPGDIAALDAREVPADFHARYSAVAKTYSYTLYNHPVRSPFQRLYSLHVPRALDLRAMRLAARHLMGRHDFSTFQAAGRPVQSAVRTLTRADIEAQAPLVRLVFRADGFLYNMVRIMAGTLLEVGLERLDPEALPDIIASGDRARAGPTVPPHGLCLEEVEYDST, encoded by the coding sequence GTGCCGAATGTCCGGTTGACTCTCGCTTACGACGGCACGGCCTACCACGGCTTTCAAAAACAATCGGGTTCGGGCCTGCCGACCATTCAGGAAACACTGGAGCGCTGCCTGGCCGAACTTTCGGGGGCGGCGCTCAAAGTGACAGGGGCCAGTCGCACCGACGCCGGGGTCCACGCCAGGGGCCAGGTGGTGAATTTCGTGACCGGTAGGTGGGGCATACCCACCGAACGCATCCCGGCCGCCCTCAACGGCGTCCTTCCCGGCGATATTGCCGCCTTGGATGCCCGCGAGGTACCGGCTGATTTTCATGCCCGTTACAGTGCGGTCGCCAAGACATATAGCTACACCCTGTACAACCACCCGGTCCGCTCCCCGTTCCAGCGGCTGTACAGCCTGCACGTGCCCAGGGCCCTAGACCTCAGGGCCATGCGGCTCGCCGCCCGGCACCTGATGGGGCGGCACGACTTCAGTACCTTTCAGGCTGCCGGTCGGCCGGTCCAGTCGGCGGTGCGCACGCTGACCCGGGCCGATATCGAGGCCCAAGCGCCTCTGGTACGGCTGGTGTTCCGTGCCGACGGTTTCCTGTACAACATGGTGCGGATCATGGCCGGCACCCTGCTGGAGGTTGGCCTCGAGCGGCTCGACCCGGAAGCCTTGCCGGACATCATCGCGTCCGGGGACCGCGCCCGTGCCGGCCCCACGGTTCCTCCCCACGGACTGTGCCTGGAAGAAGTGGAATACGACTCAACCTGA
- the smpB gene encoding SsrA-binding protein SmpB — protein sequence MAREPEKTVCQNRKARHEYFILETYEAGLVLKGTEVKSLRAGKANLKDSFARIQNGELWLENMHVSPYEQGNRFNHEPKRPRKLLMHKSEIMRLWGKTREKGLALIPLRVYFKDGRAKVELALAKGKKLYDKRDDIAKREAEREIARAARGKA from the coding sequence GTGGCCAGAGAACCCGAAAAAACAGTGTGCCAGAACCGCAAGGCCAGACACGAATACTTCATCCTGGAGACCTACGAGGCCGGCTTGGTCCTGAAAGGCACCGAGGTCAAATCCCTGCGTGCCGGGAAGGCCAACCTGAAAGACAGCTTCGCGCGGATCCAGAACGGTGAGCTCTGGCTGGAGAACATGCACGTCAGCCCGTACGAGCAGGGAAACCGGTTCAACCACGAGCCGAAGCGGCCCCGCAAGCTCCTGATGCACAAGTCGGAGATCATGCGACTCTGGGGCAAGACCCGCGAAAAGGGCCTGGCGCTGATTCCGCTGCGGGTGTATTTCAAAGACGGCCGGGCTAAGGTCGAACTCGCCCTGGCCAAGGGCAAGAAACTCTACGACAAGCGCGACGACATCGCCAAGCGGGAGGCCGAGCGCGAGATTGCCCGGGCCGCCCGCGGCAAGGCCTAA